Within the Negativicutes bacterium genome, the region TAGTGGAAAAGATTAGCTTGTGATAAGTTGTATGGCGGCTTTCCGGAATAATCACCTTGAAACCTTGTTCAAAAGCGTTTTGCAGGTTGCATCAATACCGTATTCCATCTGCCTGCCGGCCGGTAAAATGGTGCGAATCTTTCGATAGTGCCATAACCACGAAAGAAACACTCACCGGATCCGGCACCGCCGTCAGGACGATTGCCGATCTGTCGCAAATGACAATCAAAACAAATATCGACGAAAACGACATCTCCGGGGTCAGCGTGGGCATGCCGGTGCGTGTTTCTTTCGAGCAAACGGAGGGTCCGGTTTATCCGGATGCACAATGTGCTCGGCTATGATGTCAGTGATATCGGCCCCAGGAAGATGGCGGGCAGGTTGTTTTCCTGCTTGCCAAATAGTTTTTGATTGGAAAAGAAGCTGCAGCAATTTCTCGTTTTGCTGCAGCCCCTTTATTTTAAGCCTTTTTCTGTTTTAATTTGGTGATTTCTGTTTCGACTTCTTTTGCACCTTCAGCATAGAATTTCTCTTCGTCGGGAGCCAATTCTTTCAGCAGTCTGAGGAATTCGCCTGCATGGACTTTCTCTTCATCGGCAACATCTTTTAGCACTTCGATGGCCAGTTCATTGTCGGTGGATTCTGCCAATTGCAGATAGAGCTGAATCGCCTCATACTCTGACGCAACCACGAAGCGTACTGCCCGAATCAATTCTTCTTTGCTGAGCATTTGTTTCCTGGCGAGACCGGAAAACGGTTGACCAAAATCAGGCACTGGAAAACACCTCCTCTTTTAATGGACAAGACCAAACCGGTATTGAACTCAATGGGAACAGATGCTTACTACTTTCTTTCAAGATCGTTGCAAATCTCTCCGGATCTTTCCCAGCATCTATGTTTATTATAAATTAATTACAGCTTATGTCAAGATTTTTTTATTCTTCCGCCGGCAGGCAGCCTTTTTTTTGACACTCGGCACAATAACCATAAATATCCAATTTATGACCGGTGATCACGAAATTCGTTTCTTCTGCCAGAAGCTCTTCATAACGCTGCAAGGGACA harbors:
- a CDS encoding rubrerythrin is translated as MPDFGQPFSGLARKQMLSKEELIRAVRFVVASEYEAIQLYLQLAESTDNELAIEVLKDVADEEKVHAGEFLRLLKELAPDEEKFYAEGAKEVETEITKLKQKKA